In Heliangelus exortis chromosome 18, bHelExo1.hap1, whole genome shotgun sequence, a single genomic region encodes these proteins:
- the CTNND1 gene encoding catenin delta-1 isoform X4 gives MDDSEVESTASILASVKEQEAQFEKLTRALEEERRHVSAQLERVRVSPQDASPGLANGTLTRRHQNGRFLGDADLERQKYQDLKLNGPQDHSHLLYSTIPRMQDPGQIVEETYTMEEDPEGAMSVVSVETSDDGTTRRTETTVKKVVKTVTTRTVQQVPVGPDGLPLETSPITSNYVQTMDRNFRKNGNGGPGGYLSQPGTATLPRNYHYPDGYGRPYEDGYPGSDHSYGSLSRVTRIDERYRPSMDTYRAPSRQDIYGPQPQVRVGGSNMDLNHFHPEPYGLEDDQRSVGFEDVDYGLMSDYGTARRAGTPSDPRRRLRSYEDMLVDEVAPDRYYWAPLAQHERGSLASLDSLRKGGPPPGNWRQPELPEVITMLSFRLDAVKSNAAAYLQHLCYRNDKVKTEVRKLKGIPVLVGLLDHPKKEVHYGACGALKNISFGKDQDNKIAIKNCDGVPALVRLLRKAHDMDLTEVITGTLWNLSSHDSIKMAIVDHALHALTDEVVIPRSGWEREPNEDSKPRHIEWESVLTNTAGCLRNVSSERSEARRKLRECDGLVDALIYIVQSEIGQKDSDSKLVENCVCLLRNLSYQVHREIPHAERYQETPLALANNAGPHAASCFGAKKGKDEWFSRGKKLPEDPGADTVDFPKRAIPAKGYELLFQPEVVRIYISLLKESKTPAILEASAGAIQNLCAGSWTYGRYIRSALRQEKGLSAIADLLTHDSERVVKAASGALRNLAVDLRNKELIGKHAIPNLVKNLPGGQQTPTKNLSEDTVVSILNTINEVIVDNLEAAKKLRETQGIEKLVLINKSGNRSEREVRAAALVLQTVWGYKELRKPLEKEGWKKSDFQVNLSSASRTQGGNSFDDSTLPLIDRNQKTDKKSSREEIQMSNMGPDNYSTLNERDHSRTLDRSGDLGDMEPVKAAPLMQKI, from the exons ATGGACGACTCGGAAGTGGAGTCGACTGCCAGCATCCTTGCCTCTGtcaaggagcaggaggcacagTTCGAGAAGCTGACCCGGGCGCTTGAGGAGGAACGGCGCCATGTCTCGGCCCAGCTGGAACGCGTGCGGGTCTCCCCACAGGACGCCAGCCCGGGCTTGGCCAACGGCACACTCACCCGGCGGCACCAG AACGGCCGTTTCTTGGGTGATGCTGACctggaaaggcagaaatacCAAGATCTGAAGCTCAACGGGCCACAG GACCACAGCCACCTCTTGTACAGCACAATCCCCAGGATGCAGGACCCAGGCCAGATTGTGGAGGAGACATACACCATGGAGGAGGACCCAGAAGGGGCCATGTCTGTTGTGTCTGTGGAGACATCAGATGATGGGACAACCCGGCGCACAGAGACCACG GTGAAGAAAGTTGTGAAGACTGTGACCACCCGGACGGTGCAGCAGGTTCCAGTGGGGCCTGATGGGTTACCTTTGGAAACCTCCCCCATCACCAGCAACTATGTCCAGACCATGGATAGGAACTTCCGCAAGAATGGCAATGGTGGCCCTGGTGGCTACCTGAGCCAGCCAGGCACAGCCACCCTCCCTCGTAACTACCACTACCCTGATGGGTATGGCCGGCCCTACGAGGATGGTTACCCAGGCAGTGACCACAGCTATGGCAGCCTGTCCCGTGTCACCCGCATTGATGAGCGCTATCGGCCCTCCATGGACACCTACCGGGCCCCCAGCCGCCAGGACATCTATGGACCGCAGCCTCAGGTGCGTGTTGGGGGCAGCAACATGGACCTCAACCACTTCCATCCTGAGCCTTACGGCCTGGAGGATGACCAGCGCAGCGTGGGCTTTGAAGATGTAGACTACGGGCTTATGTCTGACTATGGCACGGCCAGGCGGGCAGGGACTCCCTCTGACCCCCGGCGCCGGCTCAG GAGTTATGAAGATATGCTGGTAGATGAAGTGGCCCCTGACCGGTACTACTGGGCACCTCTGGCTCAACACGAGCGGGGCAGCTTGGCTAGTCTGGACAGCCTGCGGAAGGGAGGGCCACCCCCCGGGAACTGGCGCCAGCCAGAGCTGCCGGAGGTGATAACCATGCTGAGCTTTCGGCTGGATGCTGTCAAGTCCAATGCGGCTGCCTACCTGCAGCACCTTTGCTACCGCAATGACAAGGTGAAGACAGAGGTGCGCAAGCTGAAGGGCAtccctgtgctggtgggatTGTTAGATCACCCCAAGAAAGAGGTGCACTATGGTGCCTGTGGAGCCCTGAAGAACATCTCCTTTGGCAAAGACCAGGACAATAAGATCGCCATCAAGAATTGCGATGGGGTGCCTGCTCTGGTGCGCCTGTTGCGGAAGGCCCACGACATGGACCTCACGGAGGTCATCACAG GAACACTGTGGAATCTGTCCTCACATGACTCCATCAAGATGGCCATTGTGGATCATGCACTACACGCTCTGACTGATGAGGTTGTCATTCCCCGCTCTGGCTGGGAGCGGGAACCCAACGAGGACTCAAAACCCCGCCATATTGAGTGGGAGTCGGTGCTCACCAATACGGCTGGCTGCCTTAG GAATGTGAGCTCAGAGCGGAGTGAGGCCCGTCGGAAGCTGCGGGAATGTGATGGGCTGGTGGATGCCCTGATTTACATTGTCCAATCTGAGATTGGCCAGAAGGACTCTGACAGCAAG CTGGTGGAGAACTGTGTGTGCCTACTGAGAAACTTGTCCTACCAAGTCCACCGTGAGATCCCCCATGCTGAGCGCTACCAGGAGACACCTCTGGCCCTGGCCAACAACGCTGGGCCCCATGCTGCGAGTTGCTTCGGTGCCAAGAAGGGAAAAG ACGAATGGTTCTCCAGAG GTAAAAAGCTCCCAGAAGACCCTGGTGCTGATACAGTGGATTTTCCCAAAAGAGCAATTCCAGCCAAAG GCTACGAGCTCCTCTTCCAGCCAGAAGTGGTCCGGATATACATCTCCCtcctgaaggaaagcaaaactcCAGCCATCCTGGAGGCTTCAGCAGGAGCCATTCAGAAcctgtgtgctggcagctggaCA TATGGCCGGTACATCCGCTCGGCGTTGCGCCAGGAGAAGGGACTCTCGGCCATTGCTGACCTCCTGACCCATGACAGTGAGCGGGTGGTCAAAGCAGCTTCTGGAGCCCTGCGGAACCTGGCTGTTGACCTGCGTAACAAGGAGCTGATAG gTAAACATGCTATCCCCAACCTAGTTAAGAACCTGCCTGGAGGCCAGCAAACTCCAACCAAAAACCTCTCTGAGGACACAGTGGTGTCAATCCTCAACACCATCAATGAAGTAATTGTAGACAACCTTGAGGCTGCCAAGAAGCTGCGGGAAACGCAGGGGATTGAGAAGTTGGTGCTGATCAACAAATCTGG GAACCGCTCAGAGAGAGAAGTCCGAGCAGCTGCCCTTGTCTTGCAGACTGTCTGGGGATACAAAGAGCTGCGGAAGCCCCTGGAGAAGGAAGGCTGGAAGAAGTCAGACTTCCAG GTGAACCTGAGCAGTGCTTCTCGGACCCAGGGAGGCAACTCATTTGATGACAGCACCTTGCCTCTCATTgacagaaaccaaaaaacag ACAAGAAATCCTCCCGGGAGGAGATCCAGATGAGCAACATGGGACCAG atAACTACTCCACACTCAATGAGAGGGACCACAGCAGGACACTGGACCGATCTGGTGATCTTGGTGACATGGAGCCAGTGAAGGCAGCACCGTTGATG CAGAAGATCTAG
- the CTNND1 gene encoding catenin delta-1 isoform X10 → MQDPGQIVEETYTMEEDPEGAMSVVSVETSDDGTTRRTETTVKKVVKTVTTRTVQQVPVGPDGLPLETSPITSNYVQTMDRNFRKNGNGGPGGYLSQPGTATLPRNYHYPDGYGRPYEDGYPGSDHSYGSLSRVTRIDERYRPSMDTYRAPSRQDIYGPQPQVRVGGSNMDLNHFHPEPYGLEDDQRSVGFEDVDYGLMSDYGTARRAGTPSDPRRRLRSYEDMLVDEVAPDRYYWAPLAQHERGSLASLDSLRKGGPPPGNWRQPELPEVITMLSFRLDAVKSNAAAYLQHLCYRNDKVKTEVRKLKGIPVLVGLLDHPKKEVHYGACGALKNISFGKDQDNKIAIKNCDGVPALVRLLRKAHDMDLTEVITGTLWNLSSHDSIKMAIVDHALHALTDEVVIPRSGWEREPNEDSKPRHIEWESVLTNTAGCLRNVSSERSEARRKLRECDGLVDALIYIVQSEIGQKDSDSKLVENCVCLLRNLSYQVHREIPHAERYQETPLALANNAGPHAASCFGAKKGKGKKLPEDPGADTVDFPKRAIPAKGYELLFQPEVVRIYISLLKESKTPAILEASAGAIQNLCAGSWTYGRYIRSALRQEKGLSAIADLLTHDSERVVKAASGALRNLAVDLRNKELIGKHAIPNLVKNLPGGQQTPTKNLSEDTVVSILNTINEVIVDNLEAAKKLRETQGIEKLVLINKSGNRSEREVRAAALVLQTVWGYKELRKPLEKEGWKKSDFQVNLSSASRTQGGNSFDDSTLPLIDRNQKTDKKSSREEIQMSNMGPDNYSTLNERDHSRTLDRSGDLGDMEPVKAAPLMQKI, encoded by the exons ATGCAGGACCCAGGCCAGATTGTGGAGGAGACATACACCATGGAGGAGGACCCAGAAGGGGCCATGTCTGTTGTGTCTGTGGAGACATCAGATGATGGGACAACCCGGCGCACAGAGACCACG GTGAAGAAAGTTGTGAAGACTGTGACCACCCGGACGGTGCAGCAGGTTCCAGTGGGGCCTGATGGGTTACCTTTGGAAACCTCCCCCATCACCAGCAACTATGTCCAGACCATGGATAGGAACTTCCGCAAGAATGGCAATGGTGGCCCTGGTGGCTACCTGAGCCAGCCAGGCACAGCCACCCTCCCTCGTAACTACCACTACCCTGATGGGTATGGCCGGCCCTACGAGGATGGTTACCCAGGCAGTGACCACAGCTATGGCAGCCTGTCCCGTGTCACCCGCATTGATGAGCGCTATCGGCCCTCCATGGACACCTACCGGGCCCCCAGCCGCCAGGACATCTATGGACCGCAGCCTCAGGTGCGTGTTGGGGGCAGCAACATGGACCTCAACCACTTCCATCCTGAGCCTTACGGCCTGGAGGATGACCAGCGCAGCGTGGGCTTTGAAGATGTAGACTACGGGCTTATGTCTGACTATGGCACGGCCAGGCGGGCAGGGACTCCCTCTGACCCCCGGCGCCGGCTCAG GAGTTATGAAGATATGCTGGTAGATGAAGTGGCCCCTGACCGGTACTACTGGGCACCTCTGGCTCAACACGAGCGGGGCAGCTTGGCTAGTCTGGACAGCCTGCGGAAGGGAGGGCCACCCCCCGGGAACTGGCGCCAGCCAGAGCTGCCGGAGGTGATAACCATGCTGAGCTTTCGGCTGGATGCTGTCAAGTCCAATGCGGCTGCCTACCTGCAGCACCTTTGCTACCGCAATGACAAGGTGAAGACAGAGGTGCGCAAGCTGAAGGGCAtccctgtgctggtgggatTGTTAGATCACCCCAAGAAAGAGGTGCACTATGGTGCCTGTGGAGCCCTGAAGAACATCTCCTTTGGCAAAGACCAGGACAATAAGATCGCCATCAAGAATTGCGATGGGGTGCCTGCTCTGGTGCGCCTGTTGCGGAAGGCCCACGACATGGACCTCACGGAGGTCATCACAG GAACACTGTGGAATCTGTCCTCACATGACTCCATCAAGATGGCCATTGTGGATCATGCACTACACGCTCTGACTGATGAGGTTGTCATTCCCCGCTCTGGCTGGGAGCGGGAACCCAACGAGGACTCAAAACCCCGCCATATTGAGTGGGAGTCGGTGCTCACCAATACGGCTGGCTGCCTTAG GAATGTGAGCTCAGAGCGGAGTGAGGCCCGTCGGAAGCTGCGGGAATGTGATGGGCTGGTGGATGCCCTGATTTACATTGTCCAATCTGAGATTGGCCAGAAGGACTCTGACAGCAAG CTGGTGGAGAACTGTGTGTGCCTACTGAGAAACTTGTCCTACCAAGTCCACCGTGAGATCCCCCATGCTGAGCGCTACCAGGAGACACCTCTGGCCCTGGCCAACAACGCTGGGCCCCATGCTGCGAGTTGCTTCGGTGCCAAGAAGGGAAAAG GTAAAAAGCTCCCAGAAGACCCTGGTGCTGATACAGTGGATTTTCCCAAAAGAGCAATTCCAGCCAAAG GCTACGAGCTCCTCTTCCAGCCAGAAGTGGTCCGGATATACATCTCCCtcctgaaggaaagcaaaactcCAGCCATCCTGGAGGCTTCAGCAGGAGCCATTCAGAAcctgtgtgctggcagctggaCA TATGGCCGGTACATCCGCTCGGCGTTGCGCCAGGAGAAGGGACTCTCGGCCATTGCTGACCTCCTGACCCATGACAGTGAGCGGGTGGTCAAAGCAGCTTCTGGAGCCCTGCGGAACCTGGCTGTTGACCTGCGTAACAAGGAGCTGATAG gTAAACATGCTATCCCCAACCTAGTTAAGAACCTGCCTGGAGGCCAGCAAACTCCAACCAAAAACCTCTCTGAGGACACAGTGGTGTCAATCCTCAACACCATCAATGAAGTAATTGTAGACAACCTTGAGGCTGCCAAGAAGCTGCGGGAAACGCAGGGGATTGAGAAGTTGGTGCTGATCAACAAATCTGG GAACCGCTCAGAGAGAGAAGTCCGAGCAGCTGCCCTTGTCTTGCAGACTGTCTGGGGATACAAAGAGCTGCGGAAGCCCCTGGAGAAGGAAGGCTGGAAGAAGTCAGACTTCCAG GTGAACCTGAGCAGTGCTTCTCGGACCCAGGGAGGCAACTCATTTGATGACAGCACCTTGCCTCTCATTgacagaaaccaaaaaacag ACAAGAAATCCTCCCGGGAGGAGATCCAGATGAGCAACATGGGACCAG atAACTACTCCACACTCAATGAGAGGGACCACAGCAGGACACTGGACCGATCTGGTGATCTTGGTGACATGGAGCCAGTGAAGGCAGCACCGTTGATG CAGAAGATCTAG
- the CTNND1 gene encoding catenin delta-1 isoform X5: protein MDDSEVESTASILASVKEQEAQFEKLTRALEEERRHVSAQLERVRVSPQDASPGLANGTLTRRHQNGRFLGDADLERQKYQDLKLNGPQDHSHLLYSTIPRMQDPGQIVEETYTMEEDPEGAMSVVSVETSDDGTTRRTETTVKKVVKTVTTRTVQQVPVGPDGLPLETSPITSNYVQTMDRNFRKNGNGGPGGYLSQPGTATLPRNYHYPDGYGRPYEDGYPGSDHSYGSLSRVTRIDERYRPSMDTYRAPSRQDIYGPQPQVRVGGSNMDLNHFHPEPYGLEDDQRSVGFEDVDYGLMSDYGTARRAGTPSDPRRRLRSYEDMLVDEVAPDRYYWAPLAQHERGSLASLDSLRKGGPPPGNWRQPELPEVITMLSFRLDAVKSNAAAYLQHLCYRNDKVKTEVRKLKGIPVLVGLLDHPKKEVHYGACGALKNISFGKDQDNKIAIKNCDGVPALVRLLRKAHDMDLTEVITGTLWNLSSHDSIKMAIVDHALHALTDEVVIPRSGWEREPNEDSKPRHIEWESVLTNTAGCLRNVSSERSEARRKLRECDGLVDALIYIVQSEIGQKDSDSKLVENCVCLLRNLSYQVHREIPHAERYQETPLALANNAGPHAASCFGAKKGKDEWFSRGKKLPEDPGADTVDFPKRAIPAKGYELLFQPEVVRIYISLLKESKTPAILEASAGAIQNLCAGSWTYGRYIRSALRQEKGLSAIADLLTHDSERVVKAASGALRNLAVDLRNKELIGKHAIPNLVKNLPGGQQTPTKNLSEDTVVSILNTINEVIVDNLEAAKKLRETQGIEKLVLINKSGNRSEREVRAAALVLQTVWGYKELRKPLEKEGWKKSDFQVNLSSASRTQGGNSFDDSTLPLIDRNQKTDKKSSREEIQMSNMGPDNYSTLNERDHSRTLDRSGDLGDMEPVKAAPLMKI from the exons ATGGACGACTCGGAAGTGGAGTCGACTGCCAGCATCCTTGCCTCTGtcaaggagcaggaggcacagTTCGAGAAGCTGACCCGGGCGCTTGAGGAGGAACGGCGCCATGTCTCGGCCCAGCTGGAACGCGTGCGGGTCTCCCCACAGGACGCCAGCCCGGGCTTGGCCAACGGCACACTCACCCGGCGGCACCAG AACGGCCGTTTCTTGGGTGATGCTGACctggaaaggcagaaatacCAAGATCTGAAGCTCAACGGGCCACAG GACCACAGCCACCTCTTGTACAGCACAATCCCCAGGATGCAGGACCCAGGCCAGATTGTGGAGGAGACATACACCATGGAGGAGGACCCAGAAGGGGCCATGTCTGTTGTGTCTGTGGAGACATCAGATGATGGGACAACCCGGCGCACAGAGACCACG GTGAAGAAAGTTGTGAAGACTGTGACCACCCGGACGGTGCAGCAGGTTCCAGTGGGGCCTGATGGGTTACCTTTGGAAACCTCCCCCATCACCAGCAACTATGTCCAGACCATGGATAGGAACTTCCGCAAGAATGGCAATGGTGGCCCTGGTGGCTACCTGAGCCAGCCAGGCACAGCCACCCTCCCTCGTAACTACCACTACCCTGATGGGTATGGCCGGCCCTACGAGGATGGTTACCCAGGCAGTGACCACAGCTATGGCAGCCTGTCCCGTGTCACCCGCATTGATGAGCGCTATCGGCCCTCCATGGACACCTACCGGGCCCCCAGCCGCCAGGACATCTATGGACCGCAGCCTCAGGTGCGTGTTGGGGGCAGCAACATGGACCTCAACCACTTCCATCCTGAGCCTTACGGCCTGGAGGATGACCAGCGCAGCGTGGGCTTTGAAGATGTAGACTACGGGCTTATGTCTGACTATGGCACGGCCAGGCGGGCAGGGACTCCCTCTGACCCCCGGCGCCGGCTCAG GAGTTATGAAGATATGCTGGTAGATGAAGTGGCCCCTGACCGGTACTACTGGGCACCTCTGGCTCAACACGAGCGGGGCAGCTTGGCTAGTCTGGACAGCCTGCGGAAGGGAGGGCCACCCCCCGGGAACTGGCGCCAGCCAGAGCTGCCGGAGGTGATAACCATGCTGAGCTTTCGGCTGGATGCTGTCAAGTCCAATGCGGCTGCCTACCTGCAGCACCTTTGCTACCGCAATGACAAGGTGAAGACAGAGGTGCGCAAGCTGAAGGGCAtccctgtgctggtgggatTGTTAGATCACCCCAAGAAAGAGGTGCACTATGGTGCCTGTGGAGCCCTGAAGAACATCTCCTTTGGCAAAGACCAGGACAATAAGATCGCCATCAAGAATTGCGATGGGGTGCCTGCTCTGGTGCGCCTGTTGCGGAAGGCCCACGACATGGACCTCACGGAGGTCATCACAG GAACACTGTGGAATCTGTCCTCACATGACTCCATCAAGATGGCCATTGTGGATCATGCACTACACGCTCTGACTGATGAGGTTGTCATTCCCCGCTCTGGCTGGGAGCGGGAACCCAACGAGGACTCAAAACCCCGCCATATTGAGTGGGAGTCGGTGCTCACCAATACGGCTGGCTGCCTTAG GAATGTGAGCTCAGAGCGGAGTGAGGCCCGTCGGAAGCTGCGGGAATGTGATGGGCTGGTGGATGCCCTGATTTACATTGTCCAATCTGAGATTGGCCAGAAGGACTCTGACAGCAAG CTGGTGGAGAACTGTGTGTGCCTACTGAGAAACTTGTCCTACCAAGTCCACCGTGAGATCCCCCATGCTGAGCGCTACCAGGAGACACCTCTGGCCCTGGCCAACAACGCTGGGCCCCATGCTGCGAGTTGCTTCGGTGCCAAGAAGGGAAAAG ACGAATGGTTCTCCAGAG GTAAAAAGCTCCCAGAAGACCCTGGTGCTGATACAGTGGATTTTCCCAAAAGAGCAATTCCAGCCAAAG GCTACGAGCTCCTCTTCCAGCCAGAAGTGGTCCGGATATACATCTCCCtcctgaaggaaagcaaaactcCAGCCATCCTGGAGGCTTCAGCAGGAGCCATTCAGAAcctgtgtgctggcagctggaCA TATGGCCGGTACATCCGCTCGGCGTTGCGCCAGGAGAAGGGACTCTCGGCCATTGCTGACCTCCTGACCCATGACAGTGAGCGGGTGGTCAAAGCAGCTTCTGGAGCCCTGCGGAACCTGGCTGTTGACCTGCGTAACAAGGAGCTGATAG gTAAACATGCTATCCCCAACCTAGTTAAGAACCTGCCTGGAGGCCAGCAAACTCCAACCAAAAACCTCTCTGAGGACACAGTGGTGTCAATCCTCAACACCATCAATGAAGTAATTGTAGACAACCTTGAGGCTGCCAAGAAGCTGCGGGAAACGCAGGGGATTGAGAAGTTGGTGCTGATCAACAAATCTGG GAACCGCTCAGAGAGAGAAGTCCGAGCAGCTGCCCTTGTCTTGCAGACTGTCTGGGGATACAAAGAGCTGCGGAAGCCCCTGGAGAAGGAAGGCTGGAAGAAGTCAGACTTCCAG GTGAACCTGAGCAGTGCTTCTCGGACCCAGGGAGGCAACTCATTTGATGACAGCACCTTGCCTCTCATTgacagaaaccaaaaaacag ACAAGAAATCCTCCCGGGAGGAGATCCAGATGAGCAACATGGGACCAG atAACTACTCCACACTCAATGAGAGGGACCACAGCAGGACACTGGACCGATCTGGTGATCTTGGTGACATGGAGCCAGTGAAGGCAGCACCGTTGATG AAGATCTAG
- the CTNND1 gene encoding catenin delta-1 isoform X7 produces MDDSEVESTASILASVKEQEAQFEKLTRALEEERRHVSAQLERVRVSPQDASPGLANGTLTRRHQNGRFLGDADLERQKYQDLKLNGPQDHSHLLYSTIPRMQDPGQIVEETYTMEEDPEGAMSVVSVETSDDGTTRRTETTVKKVVKTVTTRTVQQVPVGPDGLPLETSPITSNYVQTMDRNFRKNGNGGPGGYLSQPGTATLPRNYHYPDGYGRPYEDGYPGSDHSYGSLSRVTRIDERYRPSMDTYRAPSRQDIYGPQPQVRVGGSNMDLNHFHPEPYGLEDDQRSVGFEDVDYGLMSDYGTARRAGTPSDPRRRLRSYEDMLVDEVAPDRYYWAPLAQHERGSLASLDSLRKGGPPPGNWRQPELPEVITMLSFRLDAVKSNAAAYLQHLCYRNDKVKTEVRKLKGIPVLVGLLDHPKKEVHYGACGALKNISFGKDQDNKIAIKNCDGVPALVRLLRKAHDMDLTEVITGTLWNLSSHDSIKMAIVDHALHALTDEVVIPRSGWEREPNEDSKPRHIEWESVLTNTAGCLRNVSSERSEARRKLRECDGLVDALIYIVQSEIGQKDSDSKLVENCVCLLRNLSYQVHREIPHAERYQETPLALANNAGPHAASCFGAKKGKDEWFSRGKKLPEDPGADTVDFPKRAIPAKGYELLFQPEVVRIYISLLKESKTPAILEASAGAIQNLCAGSWTYGRYIRSALRQEKGLSAIADLLTHDSERVVKAASGALRNLAVDLRNKELIGKHAIPNLVKNLPGGQQTPTKNLSEDTVVSILNTINEVIVDNLEAAKKLRETQGIEKLVLINKSGNRSEREVRAAALVLQTVWGYKELRKPLEKEGWKKSDFQVNLSSASRTQGGNSFDDSTLPLIDRNQKTDKKSSREEIQMSNMGPDNYSTLNERDHSRTLDRSGDLGDMEPVKAAPLMQEEGQELHPAVEAEEDAAIFSPVLVCPTVSCPV; encoded by the exons ATGGACGACTCGGAAGTGGAGTCGACTGCCAGCATCCTTGCCTCTGtcaaggagcaggaggcacagTTCGAGAAGCTGACCCGGGCGCTTGAGGAGGAACGGCGCCATGTCTCGGCCCAGCTGGAACGCGTGCGGGTCTCCCCACAGGACGCCAGCCCGGGCTTGGCCAACGGCACACTCACCCGGCGGCACCAG AACGGCCGTTTCTTGGGTGATGCTGACctggaaaggcagaaatacCAAGATCTGAAGCTCAACGGGCCACAG GACCACAGCCACCTCTTGTACAGCACAATCCCCAGGATGCAGGACCCAGGCCAGATTGTGGAGGAGACATACACCATGGAGGAGGACCCAGAAGGGGCCATGTCTGTTGTGTCTGTGGAGACATCAGATGATGGGACAACCCGGCGCACAGAGACCACG GTGAAGAAAGTTGTGAAGACTGTGACCACCCGGACGGTGCAGCAGGTTCCAGTGGGGCCTGATGGGTTACCTTTGGAAACCTCCCCCATCACCAGCAACTATGTCCAGACCATGGATAGGAACTTCCGCAAGAATGGCAATGGTGGCCCTGGTGGCTACCTGAGCCAGCCAGGCACAGCCACCCTCCCTCGTAACTACCACTACCCTGATGGGTATGGCCGGCCCTACGAGGATGGTTACCCAGGCAGTGACCACAGCTATGGCAGCCTGTCCCGTGTCACCCGCATTGATGAGCGCTATCGGCCCTCCATGGACACCTACCGGGCCCCCAGCCGCCAGGACATCTATGGACCGCAGCCTCAGGTGCGTGTTGGGGGCAGCAACATGGACCTCAACCACTTCCATCCTGAGCCTTACGGCCTGGAGGATGACCAGCGCAGCGTGGGCTTTGAAGATGTAGACTACGGGCTTATGTCTGACTATGGCACGGCCAGGCGGGCAGGGACTCCCTCTGACCCCCGGCGCCGGCTCAG GAGTTATGAAGATATGCTGGTAGATGAAGTGGCCCCTGACCGGTACTACTGGGCACCTCTGGCTCAACACGAGCGGGGCAGCTTGGCTAGTCTGGACAGCCTGCGGAAGGGAGGGCCACCCCCCGGGAACTGGCGCCAGCCAGAGCTGCCGGAGGTGATAACCATGCTGAGCTTTCGGCTGGATGCTGTCAAGTCCAATGCGGCTGCCTACCTGCAGCACCTTTGCTACCGCAATGACAAGGTGAAGACAGAGGTGCGCAAGCTGAAGGGCAtccctgtgctggtgggatTGTTAGATCACCCCAAGAAAGAGGTGCACTATGGTGCCTGTGGAGCCCTGAAGAACATCTCCTTTGGCAAAGACCAGGACAATAAGATCGCCATCAAGAATTGCGATGGGGTGCCTGCTCTGGTGCGCCTGTTGCGGAAGGCCCACGACATGGACCTCACGGAGGTCATCACAG GAACACTGTGGAATCTGTCCTCACATGACTCCATCAAGATGGCCATTGTGGATCATGCACTACACGCTCTGACTGATGAGGTTGTCATTCCCCGCTCTGGCTGGGAGCGGGAACCCAACGAGGACTCAAAACCCCGCCATATTGAGTGGGAGTCGGTGCTCACCAATACGGCTGGCTGCCTTAG GAATGTGAGCTCAGAGCGGAGTGAGGCCCGTCGGAAGCTGCGGGAATGTGATGGGCTGGTGGATGCCCTGATTTACATTGTCCAATCTGAGATTGGCCAGAAGGACTCTGACAGCAAG CTGGTGGAGAACTGTGTGTGCCTACTGAGAAACTTGTCCTACCAAGTCCACCGTGAGATCCCCCATGCTGAGCGCTACCAGGAGACACCTCTGGCCCTGGCCAACAACGCTGGGCCCCATGCTGCGAGTTGCTTCGGTGCCAAGAAGGGAAAAG ACGAATGGTTCTCCAGAG GTAAAAAGCTCCCAGAAGACCCTGGTGCTGATACAGTGGATTTTCCCAAAAGAGCAATTCCAGCCAAAG GCTACGAGCTCCTCTTCCAGCCAGAAGTGGTCCGGATATACATCTCCCtcctgaaggaaagcaaaactcCAGCCATCCTGGAGGCTTCAGCAGGAGCCATTCAGAAcctgtgtgctggcagctggaCA TATGGCCGGTACATCCGCTCGGCGTTGCGCCAGGAGAAGGGACTCTCGGCCATTGCTGACCTCCTGACCCATGACAGTGAGCGGGTGGTCAAAGCAGCTTCTGGAGCCCTGCGGAACCTGGCTGTTGACCTGCGTAACAAGGAGCTGATAG gTAAACATGCTATCCCCAACCTAGTTAAGAACCTGCCTGGAGGCCAGCAAACTCCAACCAAAAACCTCTCTGAGGACACAGTGGTGTCAATCCTCAACACCATCAATGAAGTAATTGTAGACAACCTTGAGGCTGCCAAGAAGCTGCGGGAAACGCAGGGGATTGAGAAGTTGGTGCTGATCAACAAATCTGG GAACCGCTCAGAGAGAGAAGTCCGAGCAGCTGCCCTTGTCTTGCAGACTGTCTGGGGATACAAAGAGCTGCGGAAGCCCCTGGAGAAGGAAGGCTGGAAGAAGTCAGACTTCCAG GTGAACCTGAGCAGTGCTTCTCGGACCCAGGGAGGCAACTCATTTGATGACAGCACCTTGCCTCTCATTgacagaaaccaaaaaacag ACAAGAAATCCTCCCGGGAGGAGATCCAGATGAGCAACATGGGACCAG atAACTACTCCACACTCAATGAGAGGGACCACAGCAGGACACTGGACCGATCTGGTGATCTTGGTGACATGGAGCCAGTGAAGGCAGCACCGTTGATG caggaggaggggcaGGAATTGCACCCCGCGGTAGAGGCGGAGGAGGATGCTGCCATCTTTTCCCCTGTGTTGGTATGTCCCACAGTATCCTGCCCAGTCTGA